The Thalassophryne amazonica chromosome 18, fThaAma1.1, whole genome shotgun sequence DNA window acatttatttatttgtggcacTTCAAAGAATTAGGGCATCTCTGTTataaacattttcacattttgaAGAACTCAATTAATAAAGATCCCTCAAAGAGTagcagcatttttattttaaatctatgagtatatttttgaaatgtgattATGagctttttaataaatctgcatatTAGTGGAAACTGTCATATTATGAGGGTTTCAGCCAAAGCATTTTTGTACCTCAGGGAGTTGTGACTCTCCACCATCAGCTTGCCAAACTCTTTATAGGCGCCTCTCTTCAGGGcttcagcaccttggacagttCTTTTGATCTCTTGAATCACATGACAGGCTCGGCGATAAGTCACGTCATCCAGCTGGTCTCTCATTTCTGAAATGTGACAGAAAGTTCAATTTGAATTTTGTTACTCAGAAGTAGTTGGACTCTTTAACCTGACTCTGTATGACTTGGATCAGGACATCCCAATTTCTCGATATGGGAAAAGCCAGATGTATGTGGATTCTCGGCCCAGAGGAATTTTTAGCCTCTCTGTGAGATTTCTGGATGTATTTCTACAAAGTAGCTGCTGTCCGCCAACTTAtaaaacaagagtgctctgagagcatgACATCCCCGGCTGGCAAAAGCTGCTTTGGTACAATtgtttgctacattctgataacatttcaagtacttgtaccaaatttcacaaaatttgtCCTAAATAGGTGAGGTGATTTCAGAATCCAGGCACCAACTCATTAAATTGGCAGGTGTCTAGGTTTTGTTAattaagggccataactctgccaaaatgtgtcaatcttgtagaatattacaatatgcatattatcaaccCATAACAATGATTTGTACCATGTTACATGAAATCCATCTAAaactgtgagaggagttgattttagaatgcaggcaccaactcatggAACTggcggagtctagatttgttaatcaagggccataactctgccaaaatgtgtcaatcttgtagaatattacaatatgcatattatcaacctataacaatgATTTGTACCTGTTACATGAAATTCcatctaaaagtgtgagaggagttgattttagaatgcaggcacccactcatggaactgacagagtctagatttgttaatcaagtgccataactctgccaaaatgtgtcaatcttgtacaatattacaatatgcatattatcaacctataacaatgATTTGTACCATGTTACATGAAATTCCATctcaaagtgtgagaggagttgattttagaatgcaggcacccactcatggaactggcggagtctagatttgttaatcaagggccataactctgccaaaatgtgtcaatcttgtacattattacaatatgcatattatcaaccCATAACAATGATTTGTACCATGTTACATGAAATCCATCTAAAACTGTGAGAGGAGCTGATtttagaatgcaggcacccactcatggaactggcggagtctagatttgttaatcaagggccataactctgccaaaatgtgtcaatcttgtacaatattacaatatgcatattatcaacctataacaaggatttatATCACGTTACATGAAATTCcatctaaaagtgtgagaggagttgattttagaatgcaggcacccactcatggaactggcggagtctagatttgttaatcaagggccataactctgccaaaatgtgtcaatcttgtacaatattacaatatgcatattatcaacctataacaatgATTTGTACCATGTTACATGAAATTCcatctaaaagtgtgagaggagtttattttagaatgcaggcacccactcatggaactgacggagtctagatttgttaatcaagtgccataactctgccaaaatgtgtcaatcttgtacaatattacaatatgcatattatcaacctataacaatgATTTGTACCATTTTACATGAAATTCCATctcaaagtgtgagaggagttgattttagaatgcaggcacccactcatggaactgacagagtctagatttgttaatcaagtgccataactctgccaaaatgtgtcaatcttgtacaatattacaatatgcatattatcaacctataacaatgATTTGTACCATGTTACATGAAATTCCATctcaaagtgtgagaggagttgattttagaatgcaggcacccactcatggaactgacggagtctagatttgttaatcaagtgccataactctgccaaaatgtgtcaatcttgtacaatattacaatatgcatattatcaacctataacaatgATTTGTACCATTTTACATGAAATTCCATctcaaagtgtgagaggagttgattttagaatgcaggcacccactcatggaactggcggagtctagatttgttaatcaagggccataactctgccaaaatgtgtcaatcttgtacaatattacaatatgcatattatcaacctataacaatgATTTATACCTTGTTACGTGCAATCcatctaaaagtgtgagaggagctgattttagaatgcaggcacccactcacgGAACTggcggagtctagatttgttaatcaagggccataactctgccaaaatgtatcaatcttgtacaatattacaatatgcatattatcaacctataacaatgATTTGTACCATGTTACATGAAAGCcatctaaaagtgtgagaggagttttattttagaatgcaggcacccactcatggaactgatggagtctagatttgttaatcaaggcccATAACTCTGGTGAAATCAGCCCAACTTgaacgatatgataatatgcgtaTTCACAACTTACAATAAGGACTTGGACCAAGGTTCATGAAATTCCTCCGAAAAGTGTGAGAGGGGTTGATTTCATGACACTTATACCCTTTGGGGGATGGACAGACAGGCAGAAATTGCTATGACACAATTCCCCATTGGGCCTTCGACCAGCGGCAGTGAGTTCTGCTGCCTCTTTATGAATGTGGGGGAAGGCCAGCGTTTCGCAGGGCGGGACTCACATGCACTAAATGTGCACATGTGGTCAAGCCAAGAGTGCAAATGGGATAGAAAAGCTCTGAGCACAGAGGAAGTGTCActtcattctctgcacaggatGACATTGATCTACTAAATCTGTACATAGAAAATAGTCTTTGGCTGTTACATTAATGTGTGTCATGTCAATTAAGATACATTTAAAGTTACATTAAGCAAAGAAAAGCAGCAAATGTGTGTGTTTGAAAAACATAAAGCACCTTCGTGTTTGATAAAATACTTAAAACTATTAAATGTGCATCAGTTAGCTGGGCTGAAGTGGATCCGGACAGGATGCTGAGTTGCACCTTCCAGCTCCTTCATGGTCGCATCTCTGAGGGATGGTTTTCCCAAAATGGTGGCCGCCTCCTCACACTGTCTGCGTCTCATGGGGTATTCACTGCCTGTCAGAGAGTGTCTGACGTTGGAGTTAGTGATGAGAATGACCACATTTGCATCTGCCAGTGGAATGGGCGTGGCCTGCAGGGACCTGCGTGAAACCGCAAAGATGGACACGACGGATATACAGTCTTACTTATAAAGCACAAACTGcatgaaacaataaaatgtataccAATGGCAGTGATTTACTGAAGACTTTGGAGTACCTGCAGTCAATGAGCAAGGCATGAGCCTCCCTGCCTAGAACAGATACAAACTGATCCATAATTCCACACGGTACACCGGCATGAGTGTGCTCCGCCTGCTGACACGCAACTGCTTTCGCCACTTTGTCGTCATCATCTGTTGTGCAgaggaaaataaatgcaataCAAAAAAACAATCCAGGTGGATTAATCTGGAAAATTTACAGACATTCTGGGTTTTAAACAGTCAGAGGTCAACAACAGACTATTTTCAAAACTATATCTTTTCCACAGGGTAAAATTATTCTCAAACAGGCAGTAATCTGGCTAAATTAGACATAATCTGTCTTTTGCATAACTATGACTGTTGCTTAAAATACATAAATTACTTTAACAAATGCTTGACTTTACCCTGATTGTATGTTTTTGGATTTAGGGCCATCTAGTGGTAAGGATGCAGATCACATTATACAGTCATCTgtcacaattttgttttccttcacgtTTTCGTTTCTATGGAGACGGGAATTCATGCTCCTTTGTATTTTCTTGTGATAAACAACAGTTCACAAAAATTAGGGTTCTGAAACTAGTTAGCCTGCAAGAGCAAccagtgattattattattttttattcggTATTCCAACCGTGGCACAAAATGCAAAAGGcaaatgtcccttttgggctactgtatcagccTGATGGCCTTCATAAGgggggcccactcccatgtagttctcattctaagcttatgacagcacatcaattcattgttgcaggtaattatacataATATTTaaactagagcccgaccaatatggatttttaggGGAGCCGATGCAGATATTAGGGAGTGAAGAATTATGATACAATACATACATTAAAAACTGCTGTGATTCCTCACTGAGACTTCACATTTTATAACTTAAGCAAAAACGTTATTATATATAAAACTATAAATATAACTAACAACCCACCTACATATGTCACGCTGGCTTCAATCTGATTGTCTATCTCTGCATCCCATAGCTTAGCATTtttataaaatagacttctcatctattttaGTCCCTCCTACCTCCCAGCCTAGCGACTACTTGTCTCTTGTCCCTGTAAAATGCCcacactgattgaaaatgaatggcagctggacaCTTTCCCTCCATCTCTTGGAACTaatatgaccaaggggtgatggggtcccaacaATGCTTGACAGCTGTCAATCTGTCAGCATTAAAAGTGTCTATTAATGCAGTGTGTTTTAATGCAGGGTGCTTGGTCTGTATGTGGCTAAGCAGTTTTGAAGGTTTCATGCGTCGTTGAGGAGCCAGTCCCCACATATTATGCAGAGCGGGTTTGGAGCGTGTGAATCACCTGATGCAGTGAACCTGTAACTTAAGTAGGACTCTTGGTATCTTTTCTATTCTTTTAAATTTGGCTTTCTTTTTGTTGCCAGTCTTGGAGTCTTCTGCTGTCTCATTATTGAGTCTTTCCCCTTGTTCAAAGAAGCTATCCAGCgatgtttgttttttactaattTGTTGGTACGGTTATCATGTGGGCTTGCGAGAAAAACTGACTGTGCCAAATGTGGGCTACAGACACAGCTGGAAGTGATCATTTTTCCAAAATAAAATACCTTGCAGAgtaatatcaataaaataaaaatactttttaGAAAAAGTATTTATTCTTTCTGTGCGGACCGGCACTGGTCCGTGGCCCAGTGGTTGGGGACCCCTGCTTTAAAATGTTAAATCTGACATACATTTTCACTACAAGACATTTTTAAAGCTAATTTATCATAATCATAATTAGCTGCAGCCGCAGTGTGACCTAGTATCTCCACACATAGACAGCACATTCTTTGAGCCAGTTTAGTGTGTATGAGAGAGCAGCATTCACGGTTATCAGTCCGACCTGGTTTAAGCTGCTGCAGGAAGGTGTAGAAAGCCACCTCCAGGGAGGCCGAGCTTGACAGACCTCCTCCCAAAGGGACGCTGCTGGCAATCACAGCTCGAAACCCTGGGACAGGAGGCGCTGAATAAAACAAGACACAGaaatttatgttatttttctgaGGTCTTACAGCCAGAACACCAGCTAACAATTTTATCCCCACAGATACAAAATCCACCTGTGTACCTCTGTAATGCTGAATGACGCCCTTCACATAGTTCGCCCAGCTGGGTGACCCTGGAGACAGAGGTGATCCGTCACCGGATAAACTAAAATCCACCCTTTTTGGTGCATCGGCATCCTTCGCCACGGTCACCATGGTGACGTCCTGGCCAGAGGTTTGACTCCCAACCACCACAGTCACCAGAGGCAAAGCCTggaacacacacactcagtgaaGAAATCCTACACACTCTCTGGTATTACCGGTGGGTCAACATTATTAAGAGCACATTTGCGCAAACaaatatttgctgtttttttaaCCCAGGTCTTGCAGcactggagtcgagccgctgctactccacatcgaaaggagtcagttgaggtggctcgggcatcttttccggatgccccatggacgcctcgctggagaggttttccgggtatgtcccattgggaggaggccccggggaagacccaggacacgctggagggactacatctctcggctggcttgggaacgccttggggttccccggagtagctgggggagatgtgtgtggatcgggaggtctgggcggctgctgcccccgcgacccgactccggataaagcggaagaaaatgaatggatggatggatgaatactttatttcaaacgtttcaccaaaagtgaccaaaatatcaaaatcAACACAAATACACCTATTCCTCAGTAATAATACAAACACCACATCACATATATGTATATGACTGCaacaaaaatgcaaattaactaATTATACAGATAATATAAGCATTCGAATacatctgtgcacacacacacacacacccaccacataaaaagtgtgtgtgtgtgtgtatggggggggtaGAAAGAAGTAAAACCTAATCCTAATCCTACCTAATCCTACCTCGTCTCCATCATTTAGACCTAATCATGACATGGTCATCCTGTGTCCAGTTTGTCATGAGTATGCAAAGCTAGCATTTTTCTAGTGTATACCattaggtttatatatatatatatatatatatacagaaagagagagagacctatTGCGTCTCTCGACCACTTGGGGGCGCTTCAGGTGATCAAATTTGAGGTCATCACCTCAGGCAAGCAGAACCAGTTCAGGCACTTTAAAGTCTGCAAGGCAGTTTTGGAATTTCATCATTGATCTATTTTAGAACATAGATTTTGTGTTCTTATTTGTTTCAGTTATTTTGTCTTCTTTTCTCTCTTATTCTGTTAGCATGCCCGACCCAGCAATTTTCACCCACAGAGGAACATTCAAGGGGCACTTAgtaacaaaaaactaaaaaatggGCAGGACTTTCACTGAAGCTTAGTTGGATGTCTGGAATAGAAACAAGATTACCTTAATGATGCAAGATGAGCTATGATAATTCTTGGTGGAGGCATAGCCAGACTTCCctctttaatatatatatatataatattgtaAATGCCCTGCCTTCACACCAAAATTTAATTATTccttattataaaaaaaaaaactctacaaaTCTCTACTGAGGAAATAAACTCTACAAATCTCTACTAAGGAACTCAAACAAAACTGAAGGttaatagtccatgagccagttttAACTTAATTAGTATCACTTAAGGGGACTGAAGGAGATCCAGCCTCAGCACGCCATAACTGGCACAAAATGTATGGTGGTCATCCCGGGGAGGTAACTGTAGCCAGGTAGACATCAACGAAGAGTAATTATACAGAGGACAACTTTGAAAATGCTCAAAgtagagtttggactatctatgactgaatgttttggagttatggggtaaaaacagcaaacatggtgacaaaatctgcacaggggtcaaatgttaaagtttctccaattttgttaaaaagtgatgcaaattattggttgagctaacaggatgaataaatggaatagttctgactccttgatctccaaaatacaggtcaaacaaggtcagtgtTCTctggatggtgcaaactattcctttatcaagcaataatttgcatttttaacaAAAGTGGAGCAACTTTGTGGATGgttatttttttattactatttgaGTGCAGTTTGATTTCAGTCTCTCCTGCTCATCCAGTCTGAATGTTCTTACCACCGGCAGAACGAATCCCTGGTTGTAGTCGGTGTGTTCGCCGATCAGGTTGACTCTTCCTGGAGCGCAGACCGCCGCCTGAGGCGCCTCTCCGCCGGAGAGCTGCTCGAACACCCGGCGAGCATCTGCGACGAGTTCCGGGACACCGGGAACCGGATTAGCCATCGAGCTAACGGACTGATCACGTGTCTGCTGACCGAACGTCTTCAAAGAGTCGAGAGAGGAAAAGTCCTGTTACTGTTTGAACCAGACCTGCGATCCGGGCGGAAAATGAAAGGATGAAAGTCTGCACAGAGAAAACACAGACGTTGAGCTTCTTCTTTGTCTGGTTCCCGCCTCAAGGAGGCGGGAACACACTGAGCAAACCGGGAAGAAGTCTTTGACAGTGACGTCAcacagatagatagatcgatagatagatagatagatagatagatcgggCACAAATTGGGCACAAGCCCAGTTGACAAACATAAATTTGTTACAATGATGACAAAGAGAAGGAAGAGATGGAGGATGAACTAAGAGTGATACGGAACCCTGTAATCAGACAAAAGTACAAGAATCCGATGGTCCATCCAGTCAGTGCTGTAAGGAAGAAATATGGCAATTATTACCACTAGTCCATTGGCCCAATCAAAATAAGGCTCTCGTTTTCACCCCATTGTAacgggaacttcccactagtcctagggtccactagtactggttagggtgaactttaaaattagtttggggttgtaatatgcaCCATCAAATACTATAACAATGTTagaaccagtggaccctaggactagtggaccccccCTTGTAACTTTACTTGTTGTCATTGGCACAACCTGGCAGGTAATTTTGACAACAGCCTTTTGTAAGCGAGGGGTCAATCAAAAAAGCCGATTTCATGTCTTTACGAAAATGGGCTGTTTGGGTGGGACCTTTTGAAATCCACTACCATCTCTTTGGTCTTAGTGGTGTTCAGCTGCAGATGGTTTTGCCTACACCACTGCACAAAATCGTCTACTAGGCTCCtgcactcctcctcctgtcgatccctAAAACGAGGTGGGCTGAATGGTGTTAAatgcactggagaaatcaaagaacatgattcTCACATCCCCTTTCTTCTTGTCCAGATGAGAGTTCACCCTGTGCAGCAGGTAAATGATGGCATCCGCCGCACCCACCTTCTCCTGGTTGGCAAACTGTAGAAGTGCTTGGAGGACCTGGGGTCTGAGGTGGTGGAGGAGCAGTCATTCCATGGTTTTTATTATGTGTGATGGGCAATCTCCTCAGTTTCTCCTCTGACCTGATCTGCTGTGATGGTGGGGGTGGAAAGGGGTCTATTTGTCCTTGGTGGTCACCTGGGGGAGGGGTGCTTCAGTGGAAGGTGGCTGAAGGCTAGTTGCTGGACTGAGTGGAGCCGTGGTGGAGCCACACTCTCAGCATGGGGGAGGGTACATCTGTAGGTGGTGACGGTGAAGGTGTGAAGCTGCAACATGTGGTGAATAGGCCAGTAGGGGAGCAGCTATTGGGGGAGGTTCCGGGGATGGTTGCACCTAGCAACAGTGGTTGAACTGGTTTACTGTCACCACACCCCCCTCCCCTCTGGCTCTTCTTCCAAACCCCCAGCTTCTGCTCCACCTTCCTTCCTTTTCCTTTTCCAGCCTGACCTTGAGTTCCCCCTGCACATACTTCAGATCTGCTTGGCCTCCATCTTTAAACACGCACTTCTTCTTGAGGAGGTCCTTCATATCTCTGGTAATCCAAGGCTTGCTGTTTGGAAAGCAGCGCACAATTTTAATGAGAACATCATGTCCGTACAGAGATCCAAGCAGTCAGTAGTGCTGTGTGTGACCCCATCAATGCCCTCCCCAAATGATTCTTGCAGCACGAAGCAGCATTTATttattcgttcattcattcatttgctgtatttatttatgttctgcTTTAAAGGTCAACATGTCATGTGCTGAAGCATAAAAGGAGGAGCGAATCAGAAGCGCTCACTGTGCCTGCCTCCTTTTCCTCGTGCGCGGAGGAGGCGGGGACCAGGCGGGGAGCGAATCCCTGATCTCTATATactactggatcgctcattggcccgcACACTCCAtacaatccgctgaagcaaactggcggccatcttgccactcccaattTATGCGGACTGCACATAAacagcttattagaacgtcaacaatttcaagtaataataactgagctgattctctcatttatcTATTTTTGTTCTTCAGACAATGTAAtattgatccctcctaatctatgcctgtcatgattagctatttgatttattttctttctttcttttataacTTTGACAttttcttcccttctattctcacttactcatatctcactggggcAAATACTCACTTCTAAAAGttatcattctttaatcaaagttcttTAGTCAATACAAGTATTGcggaatcatcagcaagcttttacacacacacacacacacacacacacacacacacacacacacacacacacacacacacacacacacacacacacatatatatatatatatatatatatatatatatatcatgaataaAAGTAAATGAAGTaaatggataacaaaagtcatgatagATAACATCGAAATagtggatttttaaaaaaaatagttgcactaaaagaataaaacaccacttaaataGCTACAGGACAATTAGTTTTTgctgcaatgacaacatttattacacacagctctatgagcttcagcctaatataagtaataaagcttGTAGCAGTAACACCCAAAGCtcaaaaactatgcacaagtagacccaataaatgtcttaaaatagttcatccaacacaaaacacaacatgtggctacacatgttgagttaataagccacttattattattattattgttattattgttgttgttgttgttgttgttgttattaatattattattacacatgtctatatgctggaataagggatagaactattcaaattattgttcattactttccatttcaatcatactcacaggtgaaatgttcgatTGCACAGTTTGTAattgcacatgaaggtatttttttaaccggtggcggcgccaagggggggcttgtggggctaaagcccccccccccataatGGCCCAAgttccccctcagcccccccaataattctgccaataatgtgagtagcgactgacatatttgtggatctcaactgcagttttgcgctgagaatgtgtcagtattgcgtaactgagcaaagtgatgaatgtgtgtgttcagtgatccaccaatgctgaatcacccttcacaaacagaattttcagttttgcaaacaaagatttatttgtaaaaacccacacacaagttacaaatcagaaatttgtgtttgtggatcacaaagcacgtgtacaaatcaaaggatatttgtaaatcaccctctgtgcatttgcaagtattaatgagacaaatttaactccatactccaaaaatgtaggtttcctaaatatttattacggccactcttaaaacttcacttatctttataattttattactggtaaattttagaactgatttatgtgcaagtttactgaacttgcaatcattctaagtgatgtgtgtctgcattgataccacattttagaggagcacggatgactaaaacatataccttggtatttataaagcaatttactatatactgttcatttcaacgacattttgtggagcccctccaccttttaccccagctcccccaGCAAAAGTTTCCTGGCACCGCCACTGTTTTGAACATAATtccaaagaataaagttgcgggcgcctcattaaagatcaatagaacaGAGCATTCAGGAGCTGGAtatgggagtggtaatatggcggtcggtttgcttcaaaaatattggccaatgagcgatccagtgatatatagagatcagtgggaacGAGTATTAAACTTGTAGGATATTTCTCCTGGGATGTAAATTCTCAGCCAATCACAAAGTCAGTACTAGCTACGTCATTCACACGATTTGCATACGATTAAGATACCAATGCACACACTGCCAAAAGGTGAACAAATAAATTCTACTGATAATAAATGAAGTTGTATTACGTGCTCCAGAAAGCCGAGCTTCGTGCTGTTAGAGTGTAGTGATGTTGGAATAATCCCAAAAATTTCTCCTCTTTGCTCACAAAAAAGCAAACAATATAATGCTTAAGACttttttctggagtctgacttCTGCGTTTCTATCTTTAaactaacgtatcactccataaaaaaaggTTTTCATTTATGGAGTGAAACATTAGTTTAGTGATACTTTTTAAAGCTAGAGAGTTTAAAGATACATTAAACTTATTTGAATTAATGTATCacttaaagttatttaaattaacgtatcACTCCATTACAAAAATGTGCCAAAAGATGGAACAGTGTAATCCCTGtcatcaaatatatatatttttattaaacaaaataaCTGTAAACTATAAACAGAATCATGAACAGAATCATCAGGATTCAAAAGACATTCAACAGTGAAATTTGATCTAATCAAATTCatcttttattaaacaaaagaaatataaactataatCAGAACCATCAGGATTCAAAAATTCAATTTCCAAACAAATAGAAAAAATAGGCAAAAACAATAGATTTCCTATTGATCAAGACATACTTTTTCTGGCCCACCCTGTAGTACCCAGAAAAACAAAGTACATGTATGTCACAGGTAGATAATTATAAACGCTGTAAAAACGTTACAGCAAAGACTGTGTAACCTATTGTTTACTGTGCATCTTCCTGAGACTCTCATTCCTGCTAATATAGATTCAACAGTGAAATTTGGTGTAATCAAATTCATCTTGAAATGGTGGACATTGTGTGTTCACTGTTCAGCACATTTGTTAACCTTTCGGTGCGTTTGCTCGGTGCATTTATTCACCTTTCGGCGCATGCGCATTGGTATGTTAATCGTATGCTAATCGCGTGAATGACGTATGGGTACTGACTTTGTGATTGGCTGTGAATTTACACAccaggttttcggccttgccacttacatgtagaaagttctccagattctctgaatcttctgattatacgtattattattattattatcgtattatggactgtagatgatggaatccctaaattccttgctattgttgagaaacattgttcttaaactgctggactattttttcatgcagttgttaaagtggtgatcctcaccccatattTGCTCGTGAAtggctgtgttgtgaaagtgtagtgacacggacccacaacagggggcgcaaatgaacagacaatagaagaagtcaaatatgaacactttactgttgtgaatgccacaactacacacagcagattacagaacgaatacagaatcaatcaatcaaggtgtcgtgtgggcaggctcgacgataggagacgtccgtctggagaag harbors:
- the galk1 gene encoding galactokinase; protein product: MANPVPGVPELVADARRVFEQLSGGEAPQAAVCAPGRVNLIGEHTDYNQGFVLPVALPLVTVVVGSQTSGQDVTMVTVAKDADAPKRVDFSLSGDGSPLSPGSPSWANYVKGVIQHYRAPPVPGFRAVIASSVPLGGGLSSSASLEVAFYTFLQQLKPDDDDKVAKAVACQQAEHTHAGVPCGIMDQFVSVLGREAHALLIDCRSLQATPIPLADANVVILITNSNVRHSLTGSEYPMRRRQCEEAATILGKPSLRDATMKELEEMRDQLDDVTYRRACHVIQEIKRTVQGAEALKRGAYKEFGKLMVESHNSLRDLYEVSCRELEELVTAALEVDGVFGSRMTGGGFGGCTVTLLQAHAIDKTILHIQERYSGTPTFYVTTPSEGARALRLS